Proteins encoded together in one Deinococcus irradiatisoli window:
- the mutL gene encoding DNA mismatch repair endonuclease MutL yields MTPIRLLSPETARLIAAGEVVSRPLDVVRELLDNALDAGASRIEVEVEGGGLALVRVRDNGGGIPAPEVALAPRRHATSKLESVDRVTTLGFRGEALWAAAQAGHLRLITRPPDQVGATLLSAHGDEVQTSRVSAPAGTSVSVSDLFAHLPARLRTQQPAAAELREITALLTRYVLHWPDLHWKLSVDGEVRLLHAPADHRGAVASVYGPLNANRVLPVQAEGLGGVLSRPELTRPRRDRMHFAVNGRPVIAPPELEKAVIEGYAELLPAGQAPLCVLNLTLPPEDVNPNVHPAKAVVALADLGGLCARLTAAVRAALSAHPLSRPLPELRAPAPASTPSGGTFPALNFIGVYRETYLLAEGEGDLWVIDAHAAHERVLYEELSCRLRAEPPLELTEPELLQLSPEQLARLHERGAELSSWGLTLEDFGAGLVRLRTLPAALAALPLPRLHEQLIESALGAGDSPEREVLSRLACAPALKAGMLDHGRGAAVLAQLSACAQPWSCPHGRPTVLRLSERDMMHAFGRRSVRDVARGRDEVDLRVPLAAEPD; encoded by the coding sequence ATGACCCCCATCCGGCTGCTTTCTCCAGAAACGGCCCGCCTGATCGCTGCGGGCGAGGTCGTGTCGCGCCCGCTGGACGTGGTGCGCGAACTGCTCGACAACGCCCTGGACGCGGGGGCGAGCCGCATCGAGGTCGAAGTGGAGGGCGGCGGCCTCGCGCTGGTGCGGGTGCGCGACAACGGCGGCGGTATTCCGGCCCCGGAAGTGGCGCTGGCGCCCAGGCGGCACGCCACTAGCAAACTCGAATCGGTGGACCGGGTCACCACCCTGGGCTTCCGGGGCGAGGCGCTGTGGGCGGCGGCGCAGGCCGGGCACCTGCGGCTGATCACCCGGCCGCCGGACCAGGTGGGGGCCACGCTGCTCAGCGCGCACGGCGACGAGGTGCAGACCAGCAGGGTCAGCGCGCCGGCCGGCACCAGCGTCAGCGTCTCGGACCTGTTCGCCCACCTGCCGGCCCGCTTACGTACGCAGCAGCCCGCCGCCGCCGAACTGCGCGAGATCACGGCGCTGCTCACCCGCTACGTGCTGCACTGGCCGGACCTGCACTGGAAACTCAGCGTGGACGGCGAGGTGAGGTTGCTGCACGCGCCGGCTGACCACCGTGGAGCGGTGGCGAGCGTGTACGGGCCGCTCAACGCCAACCGGGTGCTCCCGGTGCAGGCCGAGGGCCTGGGCGGGGTACTCAGCCGCCCCGAACTCACCCGGCCCCGGCGCGACCGGATGCACTTCGCGGTGAACGGGCGCCCGGTGATCGCGCCGCCGGAACTCGAAAAGGCCGTGATCGAGGGCTACGCCGAACTGCTGCCAGCCGGCCAGGCGCCGCTGTGCGTGCTGAACCTGACCTTGCCGCCGGAGGATGTCAATCCCAACGTTCACCCGGCCAAGGCGGTGGTGGCGCTGGCCGATTTGGGCGGGCTGTGTGCCCGGCTCACGGCGGCGGTGCGGGCGGCCCTGAGCGCCCACCCGTTGTCGCGCCCGCTGCCGGAACTGCGTGCCCCCGCACCCGCCAGCACGCCGAGCGGCGGCACCTTTCCGGCGCTGAACTTCATCGGGGTCTACCGCGAGACCTACCTGCTGGCCGAGGGCGAGGGCGATTTGTGGGTCATCGATGCCCACGCCGCCCACGAGCGCGTGCTGTACGAGGAACTCTCGTGCCGCCTGAGGGCCGAGCCACCGCTGGAACTCACCGAACCCGAACTGCTGCAGCTCAGCCCCGAACAGCTCGCCCGCCTGCACGAGCGCGGCGCCGAACTCAGCAGCTGGGGCCTCACGCTCGAAGACTTCGGCGCGGGGCTGGTGCGGCTGCGGACGCTGCCGGCGGCGCTGGCGGCCCTGCCGCTGCCGAGGCTGCACGAGCAGCTGATCGAGTCGGCGCTCGGCGCGGGCGACTCGCCGGAACGGGAAGTGCTGAGCCGCCTGGCCTGCGCTCCGGCGCTCAAGGCCGGCATGCTCGATCACGGACGCGGCGCGGCGGTCCTCGCGCAGCTCTCGGCCTGCGCCCAGCCGTGGTCGTGCCCGCACGGGCGGCCCACGGTGCTGCGCCTCTCCGAGCGGGACATGATGCACGCCTTCGGGCGGCGCAGCGTGCGCGACGTGGCGCGTGGGCGAGACGAGGTGGACCTCCGGGTGCCGCTGGCCGCCGAGCCGGATTAG
- a CDS encoding superoxide dismutase, with protein sequence MTYTLPPLPYGYDALEPHIDTRTMEIHHDKHHQAYIDNANKALEGSDLANLPVEELITKLDQVPADKKNALRNNAGGHANHSLFWTVLGAGGSAQPSGELAQAIDEAFGSFDAFKEKFEDAAKTRFGSGWAWLVVQNGKLAVVSTANQDSPLMGEAVAGVSGTPILGVDVWEHAYYLNYQNKRPDYLKAFWNVVNWDEVARRYTEAK encoded by the coding sequence ATGACCTATACCTTGCCCCCTTTGCCTTACGGTTACGACGCTCTGGAGCCGCACATCGACACCCGCACCATGGAAATCCACCATGACAAGCACCACCAGGCCTACATCGACAACGCCAACAAAGCGCTAGAAGGCAGCGACCTGGCGAACCTGCCGGTCGAGGAACTCATCACCAAGCTCGATCAGGTGCCGGCCGACAAGAAAAATGCCCTGCGCAACAACGCCGGCGGCCACGCCAACCACTCGCTGTTCTGGACGGTGCTGGGTGCCGGCGGCAGTGCCCAGCCGAGCGGCGAACTGGCCCAGGCCATCGACGAGGCCTTCGGCTCCTTCGACGCCTTCAAGGAGAAGTTCGAGGACGCCGCCAAGACCCGCTTCGGCTCCGGCTGGGCCTGGCTGGTCGTGCAGAATGGCAAACTGGCCGTGGTGAGCACCGCCAACCAGGACAGCCCGCTGATGGGCGAAGCGGTGGCCGGGGTCAGCGGCACGCCGATTCTGGGCGTGGACGTGTGGGAGCACGCCTACTACCTCAACTACCAGAACAAGCGCCCCGATTACCTCAAGGCCTTCTGGAACGTCGTCAACTGGGACGAAGTGGCCCGGCGCTACACCGAAGCGAAATAA
- a CDS encoding RluA family pseudouridine synthase: MTPEPLTYIAVPGRLDAALCELSGVSRSQLSHLIEAGHVTVDGRTVSKVSTKLRGGEALTLTLPPPRSAQVEPEDVPLDVLYEDEHLIALNKPPGMTTHPAPGVNSGTLVNALLGRMPLPEQEDFDGEGGYRPGIVHRLDKDTSGVIVVAKTVAAHARLSESFKARETQKVYLAVVAGQWKAEQPIKVDAPIGRHPVERQRMTVGGGHSREAQTTFVPLSRHPDGHGRVLALVRCEPRTGRTHQLRVHLQHLGSPILGDQVYGQASEAIGRQALHAWQLTLPHPVSGQALHLVAPPPDDLLSAWVALGGTLPKEVLDPSAG, encoded by the coding sequence ATGACCCCCGAACCCCTGACCTACATCGCCGTGCCGGGCCGCCTCGACGCGGCGCTGTGCGAGCTGTCCGGCGTGTCGCGCTCGCAGCTCTCGCACCTGATTGAGGCCGGCCACGTCACGGTGGACGGGCGCACCGTCTCCAAGGTCAGCACCAAGCTGCGCGGCGGCGAGGCCCTGACCCTGACGCTGCCGCCCCCGCGCAGCGCCCAGGTCGAGCCCGAGGACGTGCCGCTGGACGTGCTGTACGAAGACGAGCACCTCATCGCGCTGAACAAACCTCCGGGCATGACCACCCACCCGGCGCCCGGCGTCAATTCCGGAACGCTGGTCAACGCGCTGCTGGGCCGCATGCCGCTGCCGGAGCAGGAGGATTTCGACGGCGAGGGCGGCTACCGCCCCGGCATCGTGCATCGCCTGGACAAGGACACCAGCGGCGTGATCGTGGTCGCCAAAACCGTGGCGGCCCACGCCCGGCTCTCCGAGAGCTTCAAGGCCCGCGAAACCCAGAAGGTGTATCTGGCGGTGGTGGCCGGGCAGTGGAAAGCCGAGCAGCCCATCAAGGTGGACGCGCCGATCGGGCGCCATCCGGTGGAGCGCCAGCGCATGACGGTGGGCGGCGGCCACTCGCGCGAAGCGCAGACCACCTTCGTGCCGCTCTCGCGCCACCCCGACGGCCACGGCCGGGTGCTGGCGCTGGTGCGCTGCGAGCCGCGCACCGGGCGCACCCACCAGTTGCGCGTTCACCTTCAGCACCTGGGCAGCCCGATTCTGGGCGATCAGGTGTACGGTCAGGCCAGCGAAGCGATCGGGCGGCAGGCGCTGCACGCCTGGCAACTCACCCTTCCGCACCCGGTGAGTGGTCAGGCCCTGCACCTGGTGGCCCCGCCGCCGGACGACCTGTTGAGCGCCTGGGTGGCCCTGGGCGGCACGCTGCCGAAGGAAGTGCTGGACCCTTCCGCCGGGTGA
- a CDS encoding GNAT family N-acetyltransferase, protein MIRTLQASDGPDVISLLSWMDDAPEREVFAPDARTPEELALENTGKTCLVVADDLGSVTAFAALSPFQDGLLLEGPLSETPEGLPKLLSAALQHNDNQSVYAFAARDNLPVRGALEAAGFSPMHTTDFYRLTRGHLGKVPELPENLSLAGRTDAQTYRSLYHAAEDTWSERLHWSEAQMLTHLHSPDVQLSVLLRGGKAVGFAETELDGELARMTYLAVHPAERGQGYGKLLLLHAAQAAFDRPEVRAVQVRAHDHEGPARALYAHAGFLHCRSVVTYVLEPEGEEA, encoded by the coding sequence ATGATTCGCACCTTGCAAGCAAGCGACGGCCCCGACGTCATCAGCCTCCTGTCGTGGATGGACGACGCCCCGGAGCGCGAGGTCTTCGCGCCCGACGCCCGCACACCGGAAGAGCTCGCCCTTGAAAACACCGGCAAGACCTGTCTGGTCGTCGCCGACGATCTGGGCAGTGTGACGGCCTTTGCCGCGCTCTCGCCGTTTCAGGACGGCCTGCTGCTCGAAGGCCCCCTGTCCGAAACCCCCGAGGGTCTGCCGAAACTGCTCAGCGCCGCCTTGCAGCACAACGATAACCAGAGCGTGTACGCCTTTGCCGCCCGCGACAACCTGCCGGTGCGCGGAGCGCTGGAGGCGGCCGGCTTCTCGCCGATGCACACCACAGATTTCTACCGCCTGACGCGAGGCCACCTCGGCAAAGTGCCGGAGTTGCCGGAGAACCTGAGCCTGGCCGGGCGCACCGACGCCCAGACCTACCGCTCGCTCTACCACGCCGCCGAGGACACCTGGAGCGAGCGGCTGCACTGGAGCGAGGCGCAGATGCTCACCCACCTGCACTCGCCGGACGTGCAGCTGAGCGTGCTGCTGCGCGGCGGCAAGGCGGTGGGCTTTGCCGAAACCGAACTCGACGGCGAGCTGGCGCGCATGACTTACCTGGCGGTTCATCCGGCCGAGCGCGGCCAGGGCTACGGCAAGCTGCTGCTGCTGCACGCCGCGCAGGCCGCCTTCGACCGCCCCGAGGTCCGCGCCGTTCAGGTGCGCGCCCACGACCACGAAGGCCCGGCCCGTGCCCTCTACGCCCACGCCGGATTTCTGCACTGCCGCAGCGTGGTCACCTATGTGCTGGAACCCGAAGGTGAGGAAGCCTGA
- a CDS encoding sensor domain-containing diguanylate cyclase produces MYPAPLPTTEYARLMALARYGILDSPPEESFERLTALVAEVLDMPVVLINFVDQFRQWGKSCVGMASSEAPREISLCAWTILGREVMVIEQASQDERFAGNPMVVGEPHIHLYAGAPLLTPDGHAIGTLCVVDHRPHPFGEREVRLLETFAALVMEALELRVRQLELSRQVQASAAQIEDLRRSAGHAQTLSAITDLFDRDFDPVMATQSSAELLSQAVEVDWAGLLVRQGETLRLVSAWDHSPQMQQALPLGTDLDHHRHGLSGLSARKQQAIFVDDYAGHPNALAHFVKAGVKAAAMLPLGRYGECEYVLVAVRLRAQPWLGSDRALCEAAARSVRGSLEREMHLRAVEVAADNDGLTGLGNRRAFDRALAAAQADGPYAALMIDMDGLKAVNDQQGHDRGDALLRSFAQALSRHYAPARAYRLGGDEFAVLWPALTAWDDLDPLAPVRAALSELRAADFPAADASAGVAYSSERPGDAPGLVQLADARMYQQKRRRMAGFSGR; encoded by the coding sequence ATGTATCCGGCGCCGCTGCCCACCACCGAATACGCCCGTCTGATGGCCCTGGCCCGCTACGGCATTCTCGACAGCCCGCCGGAGGAGAGTTTCGAGCGCCTCACCGCGCTGGTGGCCGAGGTGCTGGATATGCCGGTGGTGCTGATCAATTTTGTCGATCAGTTCCGGCAATGGGGCAAAAGTTGCGTGGGCATGGCCAGCAGCGAGGCGCCGCGCGAGATCTCGCTCTGCGCCTGGACCATCCTGGGCCGCGAGGTGATGGTCATCGAGCAGGCCAGCCAGGACGAGCGCTTCGCCGGCAATCCGATGGTGGTGGGGGAGCCGCACATCCATCTGTATGCCGGCGCGCCTCTCTTGACCCCCGACGGCCACGCCATCGGCACCCTCTGCGTGGTGGACCACCGCCCGCACCCGTTCGGCGAGCGCGAGGTCCGGCTGCTGGAGACCTTTGCCGCGCTGGTCATGGAGGCGCTGGAGTTGCGGGTACGCCAGCTTGAACTCAGCCGCCAGGTGCAGGCCAGCGCCGCCCAGATCGAGGACCTGCGCCGCAGCGCCGGCCACGCCCAGACGCTTTCGGCGATCACCGACCTCTTTGACCGGGACTTCGATCCGGTGATGGCTACCCAGAGCAGCGCCGAATTGCTCAGCCAGGCGGTGGAAGTCGATTGGGCCGGCCTGCTGGTGCGCCAGGGCGAGACGCTGCGGCTGGTCAGCGCCTGGGACCACAGCCCGCAGATGCAGCAGGCGTTGCCGCTGGGGACCGATCTGGACCACCACCGTCACGGGCTGAGCGGCCTCTCGGCCCGCAAGCAGCAGGCCATCTTCGTCGACGACTACGCCGGGCATCCGAACGCCCTGGCGCATTTCGTGAAGGCCGGCGTCAAGGCGGCGGCGATGCTGCCGCTGGGCCGTTACGGCGAGTGCGAATACGTCCTGGTGGCGGTTCGTCTGCGCGCCCAGCCGTGGCTCGGCAGCGACCGGGCGCTGTGCGAGGCGGCGGCCCGCAGCGTGCGCGGCTCGCTGGAGCGAGAGATGCATCTGCGGGCGGTGGAAGTCGCCGCCGACAACGACGGCCTGACCGGCCTGGGCAACCGCCGCGCCTTTGACCGGGCGCTGGCCGCTGCCCAAGCCGACGGCCCCTACGCCGCGCTGATGATCGACATGGACGGCCTCAAGGCCGTCAACGACCAGCAGGGCCACGATCGCGGCGACGCGCTGCTGCGAAGCTTCGCCCAGGCACTGAGCAGGCACTACGCCCCGGCGCGGGCCTACCGCCTGGGCGGCGACGAGTTCGCGGTGCTGTGGCCCGCGCTGACCGCCTGGGACGACCTCGATCCGCTGGCCCCAGTGCGCGCCGCGCTGAGCGAACTGCGCGCGGCCGACTTTCCCGCCGCCGACGCCAGCGCCGGGGTGGCCTACAGCAGCGAGCGGCCCGGCGACGCGCCGGGGCTGGTGCAACTGGCCGACGCACGGATGTACCAGCAAAAACGCCGCCGGATGGCGGGTTTCTCCGGCCGCTGA
- the nudC gene encoding NAD(+) diphosphatase produces the protein MSLPTSSPALPDPFSNGHGFRASVRGPAQASPDALWLIFSGDRLLLDGELQTPSRQPEGTEGEVYLGDQEGREVWAARLSGPASAPYTLHRLRTLHGQVPDALWVLGGYAYQIVEWDRTHRYCGFCATPTVADAAERVRRCPNCGLSVYPRLAPAVMVLLTRRHEGRPQVLLCRSPHFALGMYSANAGFVEPGETVEHAAHREMKEETNLEITNLRYFASQPWPFPHSLMLAFSAEYAGGEIIAQPGEIEDARWFDYDDLPTLPGRASIARRLIEAVVGEQPE, from the coding sequence GTGAGCCTTCCCACATCATCTCCGGCCCTTCCCGACCCCTTCTCGAACGGCCACGGGTTTCGGGCCAGCGTGCGTGGCCCGGCCCAGGCCTCGCCCGACGCGCTGTGGCTGATCTTTTCCGGCGACCGCCTGCTGCTGGATGGGGAATTACAAACGCCTTCACGGCAGCCTGAAGGCACGGAAGGTGAGGTGTACCTGGGAGATCAGGAGGGCCGGGAAGTCTGGGCGGCGCGGCTGAGCGGCCCGGCGAGCGCGCCGTACACCCTGCACCGCCTACGCACGTTGCACGGGCAGGTGCCGGACGCGCTGTGGGTGCTGGGCGGGTACGCCTACCAGATCGTCGAGTGGGACCGGACCCACCGCTACTGCGGCTTCTGCGCTACGCCCACCGTGGCCGACGCTGCCGAGCGGGTGCGCCGCTGTCCAAACTGCGGCCTGAGCGTCTACCCGCGACTGGCGCCGGCCGTGATGGTGCTGCTGACGCGCCGCCATGAAGGTCGGCCGCAGGTGCTGCTGTGCCGCTCGCCGCATTTCGCACTGGGGATGTACAGCGCCAACGCGGGCTTCGTCGAACCCGGCGAAACGGTGGAGCACGCCGCCCACCGCGAGATGAAGGAAGAAACCAACCTGGAGATCACCAACCTGCGCTACTTCGCGTCGCAGCCGTGGCCCTTTCCGCACAGCTTGATGCTGGCCTTCAGCGCCGAGTATGCCGGCGGTGAGATCATCGCGCAGCCCGGCGAAATCGAGGATGCCCGCTGGTTCGACTACGACGACCTGCCGACCCTGCCGGGCCGGGCCAGCATCGCCCGCCGCCTGATCGAAGCGGTGGTGGGCGAGCAGCCCGAATAA
- a CDS encoding RsmB/NOP family class I SAM-dependent RNA methyltransferase → MTAPSPNPAREVALRVLTRVLGGAFASSELDRELKRAHLAGRDAGLATQLVYGTLRHHRRLSAAVKPLLKGTTRDSTMAVLLAGAYEKFVLETPVHAVVNEYVDLARGGFGPPGLVNAVLRRLESLPEVSNLPAWLSRNLQEAYGAQAPAAEASLLEPQPLWLRLTENGVSALRGEGSEVEAGYGDVYRVSLSRPLGVTAAFKSGWAQPINPASYACVLALGNVEGERVLDLAGGSGVKAAMLASNGAQVTSFDINEKKARPARQNMGRLHLKAEFLTADLTRTPDTEPASKVLLDAPCSGSGTLRAHPEILLRLSEKAVDEMAELQGRMLDAAAPLVVPGGLLVYSVCSVSAAEGPQQVERFLKTHPDFSPEALPDLRVPVAQRSPGVVTVMDEGVDGFFIARLRRRE, encoded by the coding sequence ATGACTGCTCCCTCTCCCAATCCCGCGCGCGAAGTCGCCCTGCGCGTTCTGACCCGCGTGCTGGGCGGCGCCTTCGCTTCGTCGGAGCTCGACCGCGAACTCAAGCGCGCCCACCTCGCGGGCCGCGATGCCGGCCTGGCGACCCAGCTGGTCTACGGCACGCTGCGCCACCACCGCCGACTCAGCGCCGCCGTGAAGCCGCTGCTGAAAGGCACCACCCGCGACAGCACCATGGCCGTGCTGCTGGCCGGCGCTTACGAGAAGTTCGTGCTGGAAACCCCGGTCCACGCCGTGGTCAACGAGTACGTGGATCTGGCGCGCGGCGGCTTCGGCCCGCCGGGACTCGTCAACGCGGTGCTGCGTCGGCTGGAGAGCCTGCCGGAGGTCAGCAACCTGCCGGCGTGGCTCAGCCGCAACCTTCAGGAGGCCTACGGCGCGCAGGCCCCAGCGGCCGAGGCCAGCTTGCTGGAGCCCCAGCCGCTGTGGCTGAGGCTGACCGAGAACGGCGTCAGTGCGCTGCGCGGCGAGGGCAGCGAGGTCGAAGCGGGTTACGGCGACGTCTACCGGGTCTCGCTCTCGCGGCCGCTGGGGGTCACGGCGGCGTTCAAGAGCGGCTGGGCGCAGCCGATCAATCCGGCGAGCTACGCCTGCGTGCTGGCGCTGGGTAATGTAGAGGGTGAGCGCGTCCTCGATCTGGCTGGTGGCAGCGGCGTCAAGGCGGCGATGCTGGCCTCGAACGGCGCGCAGGTCACCAGCTTCGACATCAACGAAAAGAAAGCCCGCCCGGCCCGCCAGAACATGGGCCGGCTGCACCTCAAGGCCGAGTTCCTGACCGCCGACCTGACCCGCACGCCCGACACCGAGCCGGCCAGCAAGGTGCTGCTCGACGCGCCGTGCAGCGGTAGCGGCACCCTGCGCGCTCACCCGGAAATTCTTTTGCGCCTCAGCGAAAAAGCCGTCGACGAGATGGCCGAGCTTCAGGGCCGGATGCTCGACGCCGCCGCGCCGCTGGTGGTGCCCGGCGGCTTACTCGTCTACAGCGTGTGCAGCGTCAGCGCCGCCGAGGGCCCCCAGCAGGTCGAGCGCTTTTTGAAAACGCATCCGGACTTCTCGCCGGAAGCGCTGCCGGACCTGCGGGTGCCAGTCGCCCAGCGCAGCCCCGGCGTGGTTACGGTGATGGACGAGGGCGTGGACGGCTTCTTCATCGCCCGTCTGCGTAGGCGCGAGTAA
- the rpmE gene encoding 50S ribosomal protein L31: MQKDIHPKAVPCKIIYQGKVVMETMSTKPEIHVDVWSGVHPFWTGEERFVDTEGRVDKFNKRFGDSYRRK; encoded by the coding sequence ATGCAAAAAGACATTCACCCCAAAGCGGTGCCCTGCAAAATCATCTACCAAGGCAAGGTCGTCATGGAAACCATGAGCACCAAGCCCGAAATCCACGTGGACGTCTGGAGCGGCGTTCACCCCTTCTGGACCGGCGAGGAGCGCTTCGTCGACACCGAGGGCCGCGTGGACAAGTTCAACAAGCGCTTCGGCGACAGCTACCGCCGCAAGTAA
- the mutS gene encoding DNA mismatch repair protein MutS produces MTVTLEPQRGKLKGTGTGRLPPMLEQYVALRDEIEAQYPGAMLLFQCGDFYETFGEDAERAARLLNIALTHKSSKDFSTPMAGIPIRTLDSFVERLLGKGVCVAVAEQMELPGAGLVERKVTQLLTPGTVTEERHLTADENYLAAVATGDGYALAVLDVSTGEFRCAAFGSRTALYDELARWRTREVLLAPELSENPALLADFKSRFPLMLSHGNFEAVACREALEAVLGEVPGVLDGQGSAGLTRACGAVLGYARSIHAGVQGGDLKMVRRLNRFEPGAHMRLSDWALRALEIFTAQSPQGRTLMDALSETRTAGGRRRLRAWLRSPLLDRLSLQARLDAVETLTRASDLRGGVRALLYRAHDLERLSARVSSGRATPREVAALARTLELLPDAAELLGAVSGGGLLGGVRARLGALPDVVRLIRAALVDEPPIRISDGGLIREGFHAELDGLRGEALGHRAWLAELERSERERTGIGSLKVGYNTVFGYYLEVTGPHLSKVPGDYRQIATLKDRARFTRSDLREREREIARLEQAAERLEVEVFTELRAGLAIHADALSEAAGALSELDVLCALAEIAAVRAWSRPQTLEAGQRDVNLKQARHPVVELVSGGNFVPNDAELSAARRTLLLTGPNMAGKSTYLRTVAMCALLHQIGSFVPADEAHLPVFDSIHTRIGASDDLAGGRSTFMVEMHELAGILHHATPQSLIILDEVGRGTSTLDGLAIAQAALEHLHETGAYTLFATHYFELTRLEGQLPGLINLHVAAEEEAGALTFYHQVIPGAARQSYGVEVARLAGLPARVTTRAAALLGGLNAEKGDRTRALHADLAALDLTRLTPLDALALLHRWQAEL; encoded by the coding sequence ATGACCGTCACGCTTGAGCCGCAGCGCGGCAAACTCAAAGGCACCGGCACCGGCCGGCTGCCGCCGATGCTGGAGCAGTACGTGGCGCTGCGCGACGAGATCGAGGCGCAGTACCCCGGCGCCATGCTGCTCTTTCAGTGCGGCGACTTCTACGAGACCTTCGGCGAGGACGCCGAGCGCGCCGCCCGGCTGCTGAACATCGCCCTGACGCACAAGAGCAGCAAGGATTTCTCCACCCCGATGGCGGGCATTCCGATTCGCACCCTCGACAGCTTCGTGGAGCGGCTGCTGGGCAAGGGCGTGTGTGTGGCGGTGGCCGAGCAGATGGAGTTGCCGGGGGCCGGGTTGGTGGAGCGCAAGGTCACGCAACTGCTGACTCCCGGCACCGTCACCGAGGAGCGCCACCTCACCGCCGACGAGAATTATCTGGCGGCGGTGGCGACCGGCGACGGCTACGCGCTGGCGGTGCTGGATGTCTCGACCGGGGAGTTTCGCTGCGCGGCGTTCGGCAGCCGCACGGCGCTCTACGACGAACTTGCCCGCTGGCGTACCCGCGAGGTGCTGCTGGCCCCCGAGCTCTCGGAAAATCCAGCGCTGCTCGCCGACTTCAAGAGCCGCTTTCCCTTGATGCTCTCGCATGGCAACTTCGAGGCCGTGGCCTGCCGGGAGGCGCTCGAAGCGGTGCTGGGCGAGGTGCCGGGGGTGCTGGACGGTCAGGGCAGCGCCGGGCTGACGCGGGCCTGCGGGGCGGTGCTGGGCTACGCCCGCAGCATCCACGCCGGGGTGCAGGGCGGCGACCTCAAGATGGTGCGGCGCCTGAACCGCTTCGAGCCCGGCGCGCACATGCGCCTGAGCGACTGGGCGCTGCGGGCGCTGGAGATTTTCACCGCCCAGTCGCCGCAGGGCCGCACCCTGATGGACGCCTTATCCGAAACGCGCACGGCCGGCGGGCGTCGGCGACTGCGGGCCTGGCTGCGCTCTCCGCTGCTCGACCGCCTCAGCTTACAGGCCCGGCTCGACGCCGTCGAGACCCTCACGCGCGCCAGCGATCTACGCGGCGGGGTGCGGGCGCTGTTGTACCGCGCCCACGATCTGGAGCGGCTCTCGGCGCGGGTGTCTTCGGGCCGCGCCACCCCGCGTGAGGTGGCGGCCCTGGCCCGCACGCTCGAACTGCTGCCGGACGCCGCAGAGCTGCTCGGCGCAGTGAGCGGGGGAGGGCTGCTCGGCGGGGTGCGCGCCCGCCTGGGTGCCCTGCCGGACGTGGTGCGCTTGATCCGCGCTGCGCTGGTGGATGAGCCGCCGATCCGCATTTCCGACGGCGGGCTGATCCGCGAGGGATTTCACGCCGAACTTGACGGCCTGCGCGGCGAGGCGCTGGGCCACCGCGCTTGGCTGGCCGAGCTGGAGCGCAGCGAGCGCGAGCGCACCGGCATCGGCAGCCTCAAGGTCGGCTACAACACCGTGTTCGGCTATTACCTGGAAGTCACCGGGCCGCACCTGAGCAAGGTGCCGGGCGACTACCGCCAGATCGCCACCTTAAAAGACCGTGCCCGCTTTACCCGCAGCGACCTGCGCGAACGCGAGCGCGAGATCGCCCGGCTGGAACAGGCCGCCGAACGTCTGGAAGTGGAGGTGTTTACCGAGCTGCGCGCCGGGCTCGCCATCCACGCCGACGCGCTATCCGAGGCGGCCGGGGCGCTCAGCGAACTCGACGTGCTGTGCGCCCTGGCCGAGATCGCGGCGGTGCGGGCCTGGTCGCGTCCGCAGACCCTGGAAGCCGGGCAGCGCGACGTGAACCTTAAGCAGGCCCGCCACCCGGTGGTGGAACTCGTCAGCGGCGGCAACTTCGTGCCCAACGACGCCGAACTCTCGGCCGCCCGGCGCACCCTGCTGCTGACCGGGCCGAACATGGCCGGTAAGAGCACCTACCTGAGAACCGTCGCCATGTGCGCCCTGCTGCACCAGATCGGCTCGTTCGTGCCGGCCGACGAGGCCCACTTGCCGGTCTTCGACAGCATCCACACCCGCATCGGCGCCTCCGACGACCTGGCCGGCGGGCGCAGCACCTTCATGGTGGAGATGCACGAACTGGCCGGCATCCTCCACCACGCCACCCCGCAGTCGCTGATCATCCTCGACGAGGTGGGGCGCGGCACCTCCACCCTCGACGGTCTGGCCATCGCCCAGGCGGCGCTGGAACACCTGCACGAGACCGGCGCCTACACCCTGTTTGCCACCCACTATTTCGAGCTCACCCGTTTGGAAGGGCAGCTGCCGGGCCTGATCAACCTGCACGTCGCCGCCGAGGAGGAAGCCGGAGCGCTCACCTTCTACCATCAGGTGATTCCCGGCGCGGCCCGGCAGAGTTACGGGGTGGAGGTGGCCCGCCTGGCCGGGCTGCCCGCCCGCGTGACCACCCGCGCCGCCGCATTGCTGGGCGGCCTGAATGCCGAAAAGGGAGACCGGACCAGGGCACTGCACGCCGACCTCGCCGCCCTCGACCTCACCCGCCTGACGCCGCTGGACGCGCTGGCCCTGCTGCACCGCTGGCAGGCCGAGCTGTGA